In the Candidatus Bathyarchaeota archaeon genome, one interval contains:
- a CDS encoding MscL family protein produces the protein MRNEFRDFLSKYKVMGLAVAFIMGVYLGALVQALVTGLVMPVIGLAVPGLGNLATFKIPVPSTELDSQGTPIDPNYVGQLFVVGEFLAALITFIIVAFVIFIIVKATKRWGIE, from the coding sequence ATGCGGAATGAATTCAGGGACTTCCTTTCAAAGTACAAAGTCATGGGCCTTGCTGTCGCCTTTATCATGGGTGTTTATCTCGGTGCCCTTGTCCAAGCACTTGTAACAGGCTTAGTAATGCCCGTAATAGGCCTCGCTGTACCCGGCCTTGGAAATTTGGCCACATTCAAAATACCAGTTCCATCGACAGAATTGGATAGCCAGGGGACCCCAATAGACCCAAACTATGTTGGCCAGCTTTTCGTCGTAGGAGAATTCTTGGCAGCGCTGATAACCTTCATCATCGTAGCCTTCGTAATCTTCATCATAGTAAAGGCCACCAAACGGTGGGGCATCGAATAG
- a CDS encoding glutamine synthetase: MEKEKILQTIERDKIDFIDLMFCDLYGNLKSATISPRELEDCLDHGKWFDGSSVEGFTRIHESDMLLVPDISTYLRLPWLRDDRNVARIICDVHEPSKNPFEGDPRYILKRVLEKTKSKGHSYYVGPEIEFFLFRSKENATYHDTAGYFDFSPQDFATSIRALMVTTLEKLGVKVEMSHHECAPSQHEIDIQYSEALKTADNVMILKQAIKTVASDKGLHATFMPKPIYGVNGSGMHTHQSIFSKDGQNLFHDKEDKYSLSSLAYYFMGGQLEYMREIAAILCPTVNSYKRLVRGYEAPVYICWGQRNRSALIRVPRFSAGREKSTRLELRCPDPSCNPYLAFAVMLAAGLKGIEEKIEPPSAVEEDVYGFDDQRLAKFYIKTLPANLREAIEELERSKLAEETLGEHAFKKYIEVKLTEWNEFQRSVTDWEFDRYRNL; this comes from the coding sequence ATGGAAAAGGAAAAGATATTACAAACGATAGAACGTGACAAAATAGACTTTATAGATTTGATGTTTTGTGACCTCTATGGTAATTTAAAGAGCGCCACGATTTCGCCCAGGGAGTTAGAGGATTGCCTTGACCATGGAAAATGGTTTGACGGCTCTTCTGTAGAAGGATTTACTAGAATACACGAAAGCGACATGCTATTGGTTCCAGACATATCCACGTACCTTCGTCTTCCTTGGCTGCGTGATGACAGAAACGTGGCAAGGATAATCTGCGACGTTCATGAACCAAGCAAAAACCCATTTGAAGGCGATCCTCGATATATCCTGAAACGAGTTCTGGAAAAGACCAAAAGCAAGGGGCACTCCTACTACGTGGGTCCAGAAATCGAGTTTTTCCTATTTAGATCCAAAGAAAACGCAACTTATCACGATACAGCTGGATATTTTGACTTCTCGCCCCAAGACTTTGCAACTAGTATACGAGCGTTAATGGTTACCACCTTGGAGAAATTAGGCGTAAAAGTTGAAATGTCGCACCATGAATGCGCTCCAAGCCAACATGAAATAGATATACAATACTCTGAAGCCTTGAAGACTGCTGATAACGTGATGATTCTTAAACAAGCCATTAAGACTGTTGCGAGCGACAAAGGTTTACATGCGACTTTCATGCCGAAACCTATCTACGGTGTCAACGGAAGCGGAATGCACACACATCAATCAATCTTCAGCAAAGACGGCCAAAACCTCTTTCATGACAAAGAAGACAAGTACAGTCTATCTTCTCTCGCTTATTACTTCATGGGAGGCCAACTTGAATACATGCGAGAAATCGCAGCCATCTTATGTCCCACGGTAAACAGTTACAAACGGCTTGTACGAGGGTACGAAGCACCCGTTTACATTTGCTGGGGGCAGAGAAATCGCTCAGCGTTGATTAGAGTTCCTAGATTCAGTGCGGGAAGAGAAAAGTCAACGAGGCTTGAACTAAGATGCCCCGACCCAAGCTGCAACCCCTACTTGGCCTTCGCTGTCATGCTAGCTGCTGGTCTCAAAGGCATCGAAGAAAAGATTGAACCACCATCTGCCGTAGAAGAGGACGTATACGGCTTTGACGATCAAAGACTTGCAAAGTTTTACATCAAAACTCTGCCGGCAAATCTCCGCGAAGCTATTGAAGAGCTTGAAAGAAGCAAATTGGCGGAAGAAACATTAGGTGAACACGCGTTCAAAAAATACATTGAGGTCAAGTTAACAGAATGGAATGAATTCCAGAGAAGCGTCACAGACTGGGAGTTTGACAGGTATCGAAACTTGTAA
- a CDS encoding VIT1/CCC1 transporter family protein, producing MTEEPSKESYRLEGIAFGLADGLIMCLGLIIGVVEVTASTRFVIITGIIGGFANAFGNSIGFFMSQSAERALQIHETTDLGATTRIHSKKEILANTLFAFTSTIAAVLILLSPFIVLPINQATILTFVIGTIMAFILGSYVGKISHEKPYKEGLKYALLAILGAIIAHFIADCIQLLI from the coding sequence ATGACTGAAGAACCATCAAAGGAAAGCTATCGTTTAGAAGGAATCGCCTTTGGGCTTGCTGATGGTTTGATTATGTGTTTAGGTCTGATAATAGGGGTTGTTGAGGTTACTGCCTCCACTCGGTTTGTGATAATTACTGGAATAATCGGTGGCTTTGCCAACGCATTTGGAAATTCCATCGGGTTCTTCATGTCTCAATCAGCGGAAAGAGCATTGCAAATCCACGAAACGACAGACCTCGGAGCAACAACAAGAATACATTCCAAGAAGGAGATCCTCGCAAACACCCTCTTTGCATTCACATCAACAATCGCCGCTGTGCTAATTCTATTATCCCCATTCATAGTTCTTCCCATAAACCAAGCTACAATACTTACATTCGTAATCGGAACCATAATGGCATTCATTCTAGGAAGCTACGTAGGCAAAATAAGCCATGAAAAGCCCTACAAAGAAGGACTAAAATATGCTCTACTCGCCATATTAGGAGCCATAATCGCTCATTTCATAGCAGACTGCATCCAACTATTAATCTAA
- a CDS encoding slipin family protein, giving the protein MIPLIYEILALFVLVIIVLSILTSSIRIVREYERAVIFRLGRLVGAKGPGLIFIIPGIDKTRVVDLRTITYDARMIKIITKDNIRCDVDSFVYYRVIDPIKAICEVENYVHATQTLAKTVLRDVLGHAELDDLLIKTTEFTKQIQEEIDETTDPWGIKVSAVAISDVLLPAEMQRAIAKQAEAEREKRARIIVAEGEYIAAEKMALAAEVYSKSPITLKLRELQTLTDIAREKNLVVVTSTTDLRELGNIVAIARATAGKGEQVKKK; this is encoded by the coding sequence GTGATTCCTTTGATATATGAAATCCTTGCCTTGTTTGTTCTCGTGATAATTGTCCTATCCATCCTGACGTCTTCGATTAGAATCGTGAGAGAATATGAGAGAGCAGTTATTTTCCGCTTAGGTCGACTCGTCGGTGCCAAGGGTCCAGGATTGATTTTCATTATACCAGGAATCGACAAAACACGCGTAGTGGATTTAAGAACCATAACATACGATGCACGCATGATAAAAATAATTACGAAGGATAACATACGGTGCGATGTAGACTCGTTTGTGTATTATCGAGTGATCGATCCCATAAAGGCGATCTGCGAGGTAGAGAATTACGTTCATGCCACTCAAACGTTAGCAAAGACCGTGTTACGGGATGTCTTAGGTCACGCGGAGCTTGATGACCTGTTGATAAAAACGACAGAGTTCACAAAGCAGATTCAGGAGGAAATAGATGAGACTACCGACCCGTGGGGTATAAAAGTGAGCGCGGTAGCCATCAGCGATGTCCTACTTCCGGCGGAAATGCAGAGGGCAATTGCAAAGCAAGCAGAGGCTGAGAGAGAGAAGAGAGCTAGGATCATCGTGGCTGAGGGAGAATATATCGCAGCGGAGAAGATGGCGCTTGCCGCAGAAGTCTACAGCAAAAGCCCGATCACATTAAAGTTGCGAGAGCTCCAAACACTGACAGACATTGCACGAGAAAAGAATCTGGTAGTGGTTACTTCGACCACTGACTTGCGCGAACTTGGGAACATCGTTGCCATAGCCCGCGCAACCGCGGGAAAAGGGGAACAGGTTAAGAAGAAATGA
- a CDS encoding TIGR00266 family protein has protein sequence MEYEIKYKPSYSMLVVKLKPSETITAESGAMTYMDPNIDVHTRKREKSLLGSIGLKLFGRQSFWVNDYRAEQNEGEVAFVSAPVGDIETLEVKPNQGYIIQKAAYIASTQNVDLDVQWQGFTKGLFGQGLFMVKVTGDGTLFINTFGAIDKHTLKPDQTLIVDNFHLVAFRDTCNYKVKKFGGLKETLLGGEGLVTEIRGPGDVYIQTKNLREFVEWLWTMLEPRVKARSR, from the coding sequence GTGGAATATGAAATTAAGTATAAGCCTTCGTATTCAATGCTTGTCGTCAAGTTGAAGCCCAGCGAAACTATAACCGCGGAGTCTGGAGCAATGACCTATATGGACCCAAACATTGATGTTCACACTAGAAAGCGTGAGAAAAGCCTTCTAGGAAGCATCGGCTTGAAATTGTTTGGACGTCAGTCCTTCTGGGTAAATGATTACAGAGCAGAACAAAATGAGGGGGAAGTGGCCTTTGTTTCAGCTCCAGTGGGCGACATCGAAACTTTAGAAGTTAAACCAAACCAAGGCTACATAATTCAAAAAGCCGCCTACATCGCTTCTACCCAAAACGTAGATTTAGACGTTCAATGGCAAGGCTTCACAAAAGGGCTCTTCGGACAAGGACTATTCATGGTAAAAGTTACAGGTGACGGAACACTTTTCATAAACACTTTCGGTGCCATAGACAAACATACACTGAAGCCGGATCAAACCTTGATTGTTGATAACTTCCACCTCGTTGCCTTCAGGGATACTTGCAACTATAAAGTTAAGAAATTCGGAGGATTAAAAGAAACTTTGCTGGGCGGTGAAGGATTAGTCACTGAAATTAGGGGTCCAGGCGACGTATATATTCAAACCAAGAACTTGAGAGAATTTGTAGAATGGCTTTGGACAATGCTTGAGCCAAGAGTTAAAGCAAGATCAAGATAG
- a CDS encoding nodulation protein NfeD: MIVIELDGVINFGASELIKEGLDEAYKINAKAVVLLLNTHGGSLDATFNIIDLIERSSIPVISFVHPKGATAWSAGTFIVLSSHVVAMAPFSILGSCAPRAYPTGELIQDPKLINSLTEFIVQRAKMHGRNETIVAKFVTENLNIGAEDAKNYGVIEKVATTLEELLDVVDGIDVEVAEKGQLTIQTKNVAIHYLGASIYVRVLRVISDPMIAYLLFTLGVYGVIFGFFTAGYEGEIIGGVLLILGLIGLGFYVDLLPIVLITLGGVLVFVEMRELGLQFFGPAGIFCLSVGTLLLLRFDPTRWLISPEWYQFFMVVVIAFVGILTGFSALVLYKIVKAKKKRLTVLELIGGIGRTLDEIGPEKVGFIRFRGEYWRARSDTIIKPNRRVKILAKEGPTLIVELIEEEVIAGEPEKSKPSQR; encoded by the coding sequence GTGATCGTTATAGAATTAGATGGAGTGATCAACTTTGGTGCTTCAGAACTTATTAAGGAGGGGCTGGATGAAGCCTACAAAATCAATGCTAAGGCCGTGGTGCTTCTTTTAAACACTCATGGAGGCTCGCTAGATGCAACATTTAATATTATAGACCTTATTGAACGGTCATCTATCCCCGTGATTTCGTTTGTACATCCGAAAGGAGCAACGGCATGGTCTGCAGGCACTTTTATCGTCCTTTCATCACACGTAGTGGCAATGGCACCGTTCTCTATTCTAGGATCTTGTGCTCCACGGGCATACCCAACTGGAGAGTTGATACAGGATCCAAAGTTAATCAATTCGCTAACGGAGTTCATTGTGCAAAGAGCAAAAATGCACGGTAGAAATGAAACGATTGTTGCCAAGTTCGTGACGGAGAACCTTAACATAGGGGCAGAGGATGCGAAAAACTATGGAGTCATAGAAAAAGTGGCGACTACACTAGAAGAACTGTTAGATGTTGTTGACGGAATTGACGTGGAAGTGGCGGAAAAAGGGCAATTGACGATTCAAACAAAAAATGTGGCGATACACTATTTGGGGGCAAGCATATATGTGCGGGTTTTACGTGTCATCTCAGACCCTATGATCGCGTATCTCTTGTTCACTCTTGGGGTTTACGGCGTCATTTTTGGCTTCTTCACCGCTGGATATGAAGGAGAAATCATAGGAGGCGTCCTTTTAATCTTGGGTTTAATTGGGCTGGGGTTCTATGTTGATCTCTTACCTATTGTACTCATTACTTTGGGCGGAGTTTTAGTATTCGTGGAGATGAGAGAACTAGGACTCCAGTTTTTTGGTCCAGCTGGAATATTTTGTTTATCCGTAGGAACGTTGCTTTTGCTTCGATTTGATCCTACACGATGGCTGATTTCTCCAGAATGGTACCAGTTTTTCATGGTTGTGGTGATAGCTTTTGTAGGAATTTTGACAGGTTTCTCAGCGTTGGTTCTTTATAAGATAGTTAAGGCGAAGAAAAAGCGGCTTACTGTGCTTGAACTTATTGGTGGAATTGGTCGAACGTTAGATGAGATTGGCCCGGAGAAAGTGGGGTTTATTCGGTTTCGTGGTGAGTATTGGAGGGCACGTTCAGACACGATCATAAAGCCTAATCGTAGGGTAAAAATTTTGGCAAAGGAGGGGCCAACGCTCATTGTTGAGCTCATAGAAGAGGAGGTTATAGCCGGTGAGCCTGAGAAAAGTAAACCATCTCAAAGATAG